The nucleotide sequence GCTGTTGCTCGTCTAGACAACAGTGCAGCTAAGCACAAACTGTCAGTGAAGCCAAAAAAGCAGAGGATGTCAAGACAGCACAAGAGATTGACAAAGGTATTAAATCACTGGCCAAACAGCAAGAGGAGGGTGATTACTTTTGAAACTGGGTACAAAATAACCATAACTGAGTGTACCAGGATCTATAGACAGAGGACTTAAGATGTGATTAACACTGTTATTTATCTGAAACCCTAGCTGGAGAGAAGATACAAAGAAGTATTAATATTGCCAATTGAGACAAATACTACTTAAAACTAAAGTACTTCCACTGGGATTTTACATTGGGAGAGCTTTCTGATTCTAGTTTTTCTAGTAAAAACTTGAGGTCATAAAGGCCTGAAGAtatgtgctgctgctctgataTAGGCAATCAGATGGTGCAAAATTAGGTTGGGAAAAAATCAGATTCTCTAAATTGGGCAGGGATGATATCTTTGCCTTATAAGAAGGAATAAGACTTAAGTAATGTAGCTTTTGCAGCTATAGAGAGAAACATAAAGTTCTGTCTTTGTACACTTACTGCACATCTTATTAGTTCTTGTAAATGGGACAAGACCATTCAGCTACATAGGGCTCAGGAGAGGCCACTGCCCTTTCTTCTGCACCACTGTACTTGCATTTATCACTCTTgcaatgaagaaattaaatttaaaccTCTTGTTTATACAGAATGGTTGACTGGAGCCAAATGATGGCTCAACAAATGATAGCTAGACAGGACAATAGCTGAGCTGTTTTCCCCAAGGGAAGCATTCTTGAGGTACAGAACAGAGCAGTATTCCTGGGAAGCTCTGGGTTTGCTGTCCATGCATGTTCCCACGGCTCCTACAATAGCACTGGAGTCTCAGCACAGATAATGACAAATATATCCTGGCTCAGGatttgtgaaaagaaaacaaagtgtgtTTCCCTGAGCAGTCTTCTTTCCTGGCTAGCATTGCAGAGCTTTTTTCTGCAGGCAACAGCTCTGTCTCTGCAAGTAACAGTTAGATTTGCCATGAAAGAGCTGGCAAAACAATGCCCCTAAGCAGGTGTTAATTATTTCAGGCTTAAAGGACGGAGTTCtaagtagtagaagaagaatGGGCATGTGAAACTTACGCTCTGTTCCTTGGGCTTCTGCAAATTTGAAATGTCAGGTCTCAATGTACACCAAAGGGTGATTCAATATTTGGCGTTATAATACCATCACTCTTgggatgttttctttcttttaaaggctATCATCCGAATAGATGAGAGACATAGGATCTATGATGATGTAATCCATAAACTGGGGTGGGTGTGCTGGCTCATCTAAATCActgcttgaaatatttttcttttgcgTTTGCAACTCTTTGTTCACTGTAAAGGATAACAAGCCAACAGGCAATATTCAGTAACTCCAAACTTGTCTCCAATTTTAGGGATCACAAAGTTTAACAATAACAGAATTTGAGCCAGAGGACCTAGAAACTCAGCTGTATGAGGACATATACCCAGGTTATATTGGACGCTTCACAGCAGACAAGCTAATCCGGGAGAGAGATGAGCAGAAGCAGCTTCAgctggcagaggaaaaaagaattgaaGATCACTGGGGTATCCTTGAAGCCGAAAGGATAAGACAGATTGTAGaaatggaagaacaaagagaaatggaagaaaaaaggtgCCAAGAACTTGAGGAGATGtggaaagaacaggaaaaaagacatCGTGAAGAAGAGAGGAGGCAGTACCTCCTTGAAGGAGAGACATCTTTGAAAATAGAAGAGCAAACATGccataaagagaaaagaagactcATGAAGGCTGAAAAAAGGcaagagctggaggagcagaggtaccaggagctggagaagcagaggcagaaggagTTGGAGGAACAACAAAGACAAGACCTGGAGAAgaggcagtgggaaggggaggaacAGCAGAGACGAGAGCTGGAGGTGCAGAAGCTCAAGGAACAGGAGGAGCAACAGAGACGAGAGCTGGAGGTGCAGAAGCTCAAGGAACAGGAGGAGCAACAGAGACGAGAGCTGGAGGTGCAGAAGCTCAAGGAACAGGAGGAGCAACAGAGACGAGAGCTGGAGGTGCAGAAGCTCAAGGAACAGGAGGAGCAACAGAGACGGGAGTTGGAGGAGCAGAAGCTCAAGGAACAGAAGGAGCAACAGAGACGGGAGTTGGAGGAGCAGAAGCTCAAGGAACAGGAGGAGCAACAGAGATGGGAGTTGGAGGAGCAGAAGCTCAAGGAACAGGAGGAGCAACAGAGACGGGAGTTGGAGGTACAAAAGCTCAAGGAACAAGAGGAGCAAAAGAGACGAGAGCTGGATGAGCAGTGGCACCAGCAATGGGAGGAACAGCAGAGACtaaagcaggaggaagagaagcaCCAGGAATGGGAGGAACAGCAGAGACtaaagcaggaagagaagcaCCAGGAACAGGAAGAGCAACAGAGAcaagagctggaggagcagaagcACCAAGAACAGGAAGAGCAGAGATGTCAGGAattggaggaggagaagcatcAGGAATGGGAAGAGCAGAAGCACAAGGATTTGGAGGAGAAACAGAGGcaagagctggagaagcagcagaggctAGCACTGGAACAATTAAGGCAAGATAGGACTGAAAAAGACAgtcaaaaggaagaagaaagaaactggCTGGAGGAGCAAAAAGAActcaagaaacaaaataaggaagaaatacaGGGACAAGAGCTAGAAGAGAAAGAGCTTCAAGAAgttgaaataaaactgaaacaggagaaagaaCCTGAGAGCCACAAACAAGAGAAGAGACAGGAGGAACAAAGACAGCatttgaaggagaaagaaaggacagAGAAGGAACAACCCCAGCAAGTGACGGATAAGAAAAAGAAACGGGAAGAGCAGCGGAAACACAAGCTCACAAAACAAATGCACATGGAAAGTTCAGAGTATGTACTACTAGATGAAatgaagcagcaaaaggaacaaaatggACGTGAATGGAACAAGCTGAAAGAGCAGAAGGTAGACACAGAAGGACAAAATCTTCCGCCAAAACAAGAAAACTCCTTGGAACAGCCACAGGAAAAAGATCAGTTGTGTTCTGCTGGAGGGGCTGATAGGCAtccagcagaggagaagctccaAGAAGGATTAAGTTCCCAAAAAGTCAAACAGCcagaaaaagggaataaaacatCGGAAGAACTGCAAGCCCAGAAACTGAAGAGAGAAGTTGAGGCTCAGGAGCAAAAACGCATAGGGGAAGAACTTCGGTGGCAAGAAGTAGATGAAAGACAGACGGCATCCAGACCCTTCACATTTCAAGTGTCTTCTGGAGATAAACAGATCATATTTCAGAAAGTAAATCTGAGTCCTGTCATGCCCATCAAAGGAGCAGGACTCTCTTCTCCATCTGTCAAAGACTGCAGGGTGCACACTACCAGTAAGGGCTCTCATTCCCTCCCATCATCTGTGTGTGTACCCCACACAGCTATTTTGGTTACTGGAGCACAGCTGTGTGGCACAGCAGTGAACCTGAACCAGATTAAGGACACGGCTTGCAAATCATTACTTGGCTTaacagaagagaggaaaaatgtggACGTTCCCTCTCCAGAGAAGCCcgagagaaaaaaacaggatcccaaacccagcagcagtAAAATGAAACACGCACAAGAGGCACTGAACAACCAGGCTGTACTGGCTGAGTGGGCCTCTATCCGCTCCAGAATCCTAAAGAACGcagaaaacaacaaatacaATGAGAGAGACCGGGTAAGCGTCTGCAGGCACAGTGATGACTGGACAGCCCGAGGATGCGGTGCTCCCCATGGTAACTTGAGGAAAACCCTCTCCGCAAATGCAAAGTTCTCGATTACACCAGCATGGCAGAAATTTTCAGACGTTTCAAAAACCAGTTCAGATGCTGAGAATGTAAATGTGGCAAAAGGCAATGAAACAGTGGCTGTGGGGAGAACCACTGGCTCATCTGCTGATTCAAAGGAGGACGTGGTCTCCACTTTTAAGGATAACTTATCTGAAAAGCccaaagagaaaatggaaaccCATAGTGAAGTGACAGACAACACCGAAGGCTGTAAATTTGCAAAAGATCTTCCATCTTTCCTTGTTCCAAGTTTTCCACATTCTATGGGTAAGGAATTACCCCAGCCAGAACTTCCCAATGCCCTGGAAAATCAGCAAAAtaacagcacaaaaaaagcagataaaCCACCAtcaaatggagaagaaaatgtttctcctTTTGGAATAAAGTTACGAAGGACAAACTATTCTTTACGTTTTCATTATGATCAACAggcagagcaaaagaaaaagaaaagatacagCGCAGGAGACAGTTTTGATGGTGTGCCTGACCCACTCACGTCAGCAGAAGGTGAGAAAGAATCCTCTGTTTTCACTTCACAAGAAAGTACCTCTCCTGGCACGGGGAGAGCAAACATTTCTGGTAATTTAAAAGACTCTTCAGTTACTGTCGTGGAGGTTTCACCACCAGTGGTCCCACCAGCCACCGGCCAGACTGCTCTCACTGCTCATGAGAAACCAGCATGCAAGTCACTGGTCCCACAGAAACCTGCCTTAGCTCCAAAGCCCACCAGCCAGACCCCACCATCGTCTCCTCTCTCTAAAATGAACAGATCAAACCTATCTGAAGTGTTGGGGCAAAGGGTGGTTAAAGCTGAATCAGATGGtggctggagaaaagaagacaaagcaaaTGCAGCCCAACCCATACCATCCAATGACTacaaaaatgaagaggaagaagtcAAAGAAAAGAAGTCATTTTTCCCATCTCTAAGTATTccatggagagaaaaaagtgaaaaaaagccTGAGCCATTGAAGAAAGGTATGTATCTTTCAAAGCAAATTTAGCTATTATCTGCATTTCTGGAGATCCAGAGGAAGACATTTGGTCTTAAGCTATGATTTTTACCTGGCATGTTATTTGTGGAGGACTGCTACTTTGCTTAGGGTTGTCTGAATGAGTGTGAATTCCCATGCCCACAGTTTAATTCAGAAGCCCACAATTTCAGTGTGACCAGTGCAACCTACTTAAGAAAGTTAATTTCAAGGAGGTAacagaagtgtgtgtgtgtgtgtgtgtgtgtgtgtgttttccttggCAGAGATATTACCTCTGCCTCTAGTTAGTCAGGTGATGGATTCTGGTCCATGTATAATGGTTTCATCAGAGCAGAGagtgtaattttaaaaacctaCATTCTgttgcttctctttttaaaggaatattaTCTAGCTTAAAAATACTAAGATCTAGGTCCCCTTATCCTGGGCAAATTCTTTAAGCAAtacagctgggcacagcagtcTGTGCTTCAGAGGCAGTCTTCAGTGATGAAAACATTTAGAGTAGCCATAATGTCTCTTCAGAGGAGGGTTGAAAGCCCCTGTATCCTGAAATGGTATTCTGTACAAGAGGGAAAATTACCCTTTCAGAGTAAGGACACTCAAAAGACTGAGGCAGGAATTCAGCATTTCATTGGGaaatcccaattttttttcattcttgaaTTTTGCAAACATCAGGACACTTGTAAACCAGTATCTCAGTGgaactgctgcctttttttttccttcaccaaaacaaaaacccaaaaccaaaccaaaccaaaaaacagaacaaaaaaaagagatacaTTTGGACATCTGAGTGTGTTGAATTAGGTCTTATTCCTGAGGCATAAAATCTGTTTCAGGATTTGTTGTGCAGTCCATAAAGGTCTGTGACTGACATGGCATTCAATGGGCTTAGCTCCAGCATTTTCACAAGGTAGAGAAGTTGTAGGGGTTTTCTCAAGACAAGAGATCTGCATTATTCAATCAATTCTTgtcatgttttctttcagaaaagccTGTTCTTCAGAGCAGACACTCTTTAGATGGCTCTAAATTGATGGAAAAAGTGGAAACTTCACAACCACTTTGGATTACATTagcactgcaaaagcaaaaggGATTTCGTGAGCAGCAAGCTAcgagggaagaaagaagacaagCCAGAGAGGCAAAgcaagctgaaaaactggctaAAGAAAATGTAAGCAATCTTTAGAAACCTGCCCATTAGAAAAACTGACACCATAATTATAACTGTTAGCTAATTTCATTATGTGGgagtatgtatttttttaatgtttggttTGTAAGACTTCATAAAAGCTAAAATGACAGCAAGTAAAAAGTATTCTGAAAGCCAGGAGTTCCCTCTTGCAAAACTCAGACCTCCGGGAGAAAATACTGTGCGACAGTTTGGCAATTTTAGTGTAAACTCTGATGATATCAGGTGGTAGTTAATGACAGTCATAAGCACAACTACTGTGCAGGTGATGGAACAGAAAAATTGTGTGCAACGTGGTTCTTTCAGAGCTTAAATAAGTGAGATGTTAACCTTTAATGCTTGGGGAATAACAGCTGAAATATGCAGTTAATAGGTGAATATTAGTAagtctgaatttatttttattgtagcATATACTATTTGGGTAAAACACATATGAACAGAAGAAATGAACAATCATTATTGTCATGATCATGTCCACATGCCTAAAGCAGGCACTGAATTCAATCACTTCTTTCCTGTTCTCCAAATAGCTATTTATTCTCCATGGCTTTCTATTAGTAAGGAAAGCACTTCTACTTACAGCACCAAAGCGATGCTGCACAAACAGGGATGTTGTACATAGATATCACAGACGGTAAAAAGGGATATTATGTGGATAACTAAATATATTTTGGTGTTTGTTATGAGACCCAAATTTCTGATGGATATATGCCTAACCGGAGCCATAGACAACTgatggaagaaaacagcagtgggTGTGAAGTTGCCCACAGATGCACACTACGTGTCAGTGCTGTATTTAACAGGGAGGGCTGGCTCAAACTTGTCAGTATTTTGACTGAAATGACAACGTGACAAATTTAActttgtggtgggttttttacaGTCTTTAATAAGTGCTGGGTTTAGAAGTATCAGTGTTGTGATCCCTTGCCAAAAATGAAGGTTAAGGAAAGGACAGGTGATGAATGAAAGCATCAAGTGTGTCATCTCTAATTTGTAGCCATTACATGACAGACTGTTTCTCATTTAGCAGTTTCCCTTCTCTGTTCTAGGCTGCTGTAAGTAATCAGTCAGATAATAAaagtaacagcagcaaaacaagcaCACTGCAGAAATCTACAGCtcaagaaggagagaagaaaatggagacAGCTGTGTCAAGACTAGAAAGAAGGGAGCATCTAAAAAAGTCGAACACCCTTCCAACATCTGTGACAGGTACGGTTGAGAGATTCAGATTCACTCTAGGAATAATGCACTTCAGAAATGGTATTGCATATTTTTGAGAAAGTGAATGagagtttttttccccccctcataTACTACTGCTAGAATTACAAATGCATTGCACAGAATAACACACCTTATTCCCATCTCATGTGCTGCCCCTTATGATGGAAATACCtaattttaacagatttttacCAGGCTCCCTAGGTTATTAAGGTTGCACTGCTGCAATTCCTTAGAATTGCCCCAGTTCAAGTTAGCAAAATTGAGCTGTCTCCCCAAGCCATATCCACAGTATTTTTGGAACATGACTAATGCACATTAGAGGGATCTGATTTACTGTAAATTGCAATTGCAGTACTGTTTTGCCTTTAGGTTGGGGGTTAGCACAGAGGGGGAATGATATTTAACTTCTACAAAGTGCATTTGTGCAGGAAATGAAACATGTTGTGTCACACCTCCCAGTTTGTCAAGGAGAAATATTCACCCCCCAATATTGGAAATAAGCATtctcatttgaaaaatgtttaaaaaataataacttcAGTTGACGGTAGTCTGTTACTTTGAATTTAGGACTTCTCCCTCCCAGTCAAATATTTGGTATGGGAGGTTGGAACCAGAACCTACTGCTTTATCTGTCACTTCAGTTAAGCCGAAACTATTCCATATTCAAAAGGCaggcaaattaaaataaatacttcccCAAAGGGCATAACATTTGGGGTGGTATAAGGTGATTGTTGAAATACAGACTTGCCTGTATTTCTCTAGCTAACAGTAGTCATTGGGAAAAGGTTTTTGAGTGGATAGGTGTTGAAGAAACCTTTTAAAAAGTTGCACAAGTAAATAGCATTTCTGAAAGTAAATACAAGTATCTGCTGCATCTGTTCAGTACCACTCTATGCCAAGGACTATGAAATGCAACTATTGAAAGCAATGAGGTGACTCAACTGATTTGTTAAAGGCTAGACCAGTGCTACTCCTGCATTACAGACTGTCTGAAGCTGAActtcccgcccccccccccacccccaaccATGCCTAGATTCAGTTGCTTCAACAGCTGGATCttcacactgcagctgcacaccaGAGCAGACACCCCTGAGAACTTCACTTGGAACACCTtgggttggactagatgacctttaaagatcctttccaacccaaaccattctaagaTCTTACATAAACTGCCCAAAACTTTCATGCTTTACAGCATGCCTGTCAAACTCTAAAGGGGCTCTATGGCAACCCTACCCCCAAAGACTCAGCACAGTGTTGTTATGCTGTACATGGTAAATTCTAGCAGAAATCAAACCTCATCACAATAGATGATGCCAAATTAGATCAAAGGGCCAAAACCCAATTATCCAAAGTCATTCTGTCTGCACTAGAGTGACAGTTCAGGAGGAAATTGAGGAGGAATTACCAAATTCGAATTACCTAAAGTGAAAGCATAGAACTCTATTGGCCCTTACAAAATAGTGACTGGATTTCCCTGTGATTACTGACGACATTTGGAGCCAGGCAGCCATTAGCAACTACACATATATACAGGTATTTGTGGGTAATAAGACTGATTTGGGCTTCCCACAGTTAGAAGAGCGTTTAAGACAAGACCAGCCTAGGACATGTTTAAAATGGAAATCTGCTGAGTCCTCCTCTAAGGACATTAAAAACCACCAAACTTGCACTTGCGTCTTGTGCAACAGGAACTGATGAGTATGTGACCTTTAAAATAGCACAAATTACCACAGCATTTGAAATAATTAGCTTTTCAAAGTGTCCATCTACAGAAATTGCTGCTGCTACTGTTCATTTACttacagataaaaatatatGATTAAAGAtgcactaaaaagaaaaatagaacagTTCTTGGCATCCATgcaattttaaagcttttacacacattcaaaacctgaaaatgaaatgcaactAAAAGTAATTGGGAATCTGAACATTtaacaagaaaagaattttggcccctaaaatagaaaacatgcCAGTgggtggaggggggggggggtggggaatGAGTGAGGAGTTGTTTTGTAACTAAGATTTTTAGAGTTACTCCATATGTTTCAGAGAGAACTCATTTCTACTCAGGTTGCCTTCAAGGGCATTCACTGtctcagaatttattttcccatttgaCTTCTACAATACTTCCATAGTTCTGCTTTGTGAAGTTGCTTCTTAGAAATCATTTGTttattaaacacattttcttatGGAAACTGCTATTTGTCTTCAAGATACtactttgaagaaaatgtgGCAAACAGCTAGTGATGAAAACaggtttcttccttttcaaGGACAGTCTCTTGGGCAGGGTTAACTGAGGCAGGAAGCTATAGGACCACCTTCTTCTCTGAAGAGGGAATCTAAATACTAGTGAATACATTTGGTTTACAtgtgtgcagcagctgcattagcaaagagaaaaaaaccccctagcTTTATTTCCCATTGTTTTATATGGGGCAGATgtaattaaaatagtttatttaaagagaaagactggcaaactggaaatgttttctctggATCTCACGGAGACTGGAAATTTCGTCCCTATTTTTGTGAGTTAGATCACGTGGAGTCACCTCTGAAAAAGGAAACTCAGCTCCTCCTAATTTGATTATTTTGCAAATACAGTAAGATTTAACTGAAAGTGTTGGCAATAAATATCTAGTGTTAGATCAGAATATCTTCATATAAAAGTGTAATCTCTAGAGTCCTGCAACAAAGCACAGGATTCAActaatgttggggttttttttccctctccctatCCCAtaaaaaaagtggaaatttcAGATTCTGTTCCATCAACCCCAGTGACAAAGGAGGTGGCCAAGAGATTCTCTACGCCTGATGCTAACCCAGTGTCAACAGAACCAGCCTGGCTCGCGTTAGccaagaggaaagcaaaagcctggAGTGACTGTCCACAGATCATAAAGTAAACTGTAAAGTTACATCTCCATTGCTGACTAtaaattgctttatttattctgctttttacacatgacaaaactgaaaatgcatGTATAGGAAGGACTGAAAACGGAACTGATTACCATTTTGCTCTAGCTCACTGTAAAGTCTACTCAAGTCATATATTCCATTGCTTTGACAAATAGCTAAAGGAGGTCATGGCAAACATCTCACAGCCAGACTCTCTCAAAAACTTAAGAGTGCTCAGATACTGGATGTAAATTTTAGCAGGTATCATAAGGGCCAGAAGAGAATAAGGGTTCAGAAGCTTCTTAAATTCTGTTGGTATTCGGTTCTGGAATTCTAGATCTCTATGTCTGAGATCTCAGAAATTTTTTCAGAACTTCATTGTTGAAATTGAAGCAAGATGCATGTTTCCTTCTCTTAAGTcataatttatttaaacataTTGAACTGTATGAACTGCCAGTTCTGCCTGCTATTTGAAAGCTTTTTCCCTAAGGAAGAGCTTCAGGATACACCATTCCACATGCAAATGATAAGTAGATAGATGGTACCATCCAAATGCTGAGGTAATTTCTTTCATCATAGGATTAATACACTACATCTATATACCCTCACTTCtaggaagaaaacaattaatCCTACTTAAAAAGCcaccattttttaaacaaatattattAAGTCAGGGATTCACTGTTTCTTCTAGCCATCTAAGTGCATCACTGTTTGTGCTTGGCCATATTTATGCTGCATAGAGACAGTGACTGTGGATTACAACTTTAAAGCAGTTGACTGGACTTAAACTGGAATTAAACCTGTGTGAATGCAGCTGTAGAATTTGTCTCAGTAAGTTCCCACAGGAGTAGGACTGGCAGAACTGAAGTTAACTGAGAACTGAAAGCTAAGTCAGTGAGAGTTTTAGGAGTTTTAACTCTGCATTCTTCCCGATTTTACTCCACGTGTAATTTCAGGTAGTTCAGATAACTTCCTGTACTTTGACCAGTATAGCCAGAACACTTCAGAAAGAAGTTTACTTACCCATCTCAGGTATCTGCTGTGGCAATTGAACACTTTATTACTTCGCATAACTAAAACAGAAATGTCCAACCCCTCCCTCTTCCAAAAAAAGGATAAAGTCCATAAACGTAATAAAAACGTCACTATCCTCCACATCCCACAGAAATCACTAggtctgcattttaaaatgtcaacCTATTAAATAAATCAACTGAGTTTGTTTTACAAgcaagactttaaaaaaatttcaaagtctCCTTCTTACAACCATAAGGCTCAAAGGAACCTTTAAGCCTACAACATCATAAAGGGAGAcattttcatgaaaagaaattacatcATTCTAGAATGATACAACATAAGCTTCATGGAAGTGTTTTAGCCAAACTGCTGTAAGCAGCATGAGAAACAGCATTTTACACTACACAGGAAACAGAATGAAAGCTGTTGCATACCCTGTTCCCAGAACCAAAAGGAGTTTCAGCAAAAGTCATTGTCAAGTACAGCCTTTCCcatcaaacagaaaacaggGGCTCAGTATCATGGTTACAGTAGCACAAACAAAATGGATGTTAGATTGAGTACATGTGCAGCAGCAAGATGGGCTTTCTTGTCTTAAGCCATTAGTTTTGCTCAGTTTCATATTTAAGACCAGAATCTCTAAAGTAACTTTTTTTACCATGAATATAAGTAATTAATATGTTTTAAGCAGAAATAAGACAATGCTGCTtgggaaaaacccccaacttaATGCCTTCAATATCTGAAGATAGAATTGGCCCTGTAATTACTTTCAATCTGCTAGCAGCAGGAATTAGTGCATCTTACAgtcaaatttccatttttttcaagtttgtttGCCTGAAGTATGGATCTGTAATAACTAAACTGCCTGAAATCCATCTTTACAATTATTTCTTGGGAGGGGGAGCCAGgtagaaaaacagagaaggtGAAGTAAATCAGGATGAAAGACACTGGTATTTTGAAAAGCATAGCAAAATTAGGTGCTATTGTGCATGACATAAGGATGCAATTTTCCAATTCAATCCATTTATAGCACATAGAATAGAACTTTCATTAAGGATATGGTCCTAAGCTAAAGCTTCAAAGCAGAGTTTTTTTTCAACCATAAAGGTATCTAGTGTAACAATGGAAACTGTATTATGTACAGTACTTGATGGAAACATTTCTAAAGTGTACACGTTCAACAGTGACATTTCATGTTAAATTAACAAAGATTTGCACTAAATACCAATGAAGTGAAGTGTTACTTTGCTTTAGCTTTGTTGCAGCCATTTCTGATAAAGTACTGgaaatctgtaaaaataaatctaaaacaTTACTACCCagtttaaaacaggaa is from Corvus moneduloides isolate bCorMon1 chromosome 5, bCorMon1.pri, whole genome shotgun sequence and encodes:
- the CRACD gene encoding cancer-related regulator of actin dynamics isoform X3 gives rise to the protein MGSRAFSHDSIFIPDGRAESEQAIQAMSQENVLGKVKILQQQLAKNIKFGQPPQMTISARTMGEANTSTEDDALLSSPTEMETQQDTVISECSNKSTDTPDFLRKMNFLGAGHEMEEKVTPVKSSRPKRQFSCSGTIETINLDSVPQAVARLDNSAAKHKLSVKPKKQRMSRQHKRLTKGSQSLTITEFEPEDLETQLYEDIYPGYIGRFTADKLIRERDEQKQLQLAEEKRIEDHWGILEAERIRQIVEMEEQREMEEKRCQELEEMWKEQEKRHREEERRQYLLEGETSLKIEEQTCHKEKRRLMKAEKRQELEEQRYQELEKQRQKELEEQQRQDLEKRQWEGEEQQRRELEVQKLKEQEEQQRRELEVQKLKEQEEQQRRELEVQKLKEQEEQQRRELEVQKLKEQEEQQRRELEEQKLKEQKEQQRRELEEQKLKEQEEQQRWELEEQKLKEQEEQQRRELEVQKLKEQEEQKRRELDEQWHQQWEEQQRLKQEEEKHQEWEEQQRLKQEEKHQEQEEQQRQELEEQKHQEQEEQRCQELEEEKHQEWEEQKHKDLEEKQRQELEKQQRLALEQLRQDRTEKDSQKEEERNWLEEQKELKKQNKEEIQGQELEEKELQEVEIKLKQEKEPESHKQEKRQEEQRQHLKEKERTEKEQPQQVTDKKKKREEQRKHKLTKQMHMESSEYVLLDEMKQQKEQNGREWNKLKEQKVDTEGQNLPPKQENSLEQPQEKDQLCSAGGADRHPAEEKLQEGLSSQKVKQPEKGNKTSEELQAQKLKREVEAQEQKRIGEELRWQEVDERQTASRPFTFQVSSGDKQIIFQKVNLSPVMPIKGAGLSSPSVKDCRVHTTSKGSHSLPSSVCVPHTAILVTGAQLCGTAVNLNQIKDTACKSLLGLTEERKNVDVPSPEKPERKKQDPKPSSSKMKHAQEALNNQAVLAEWASIRSRILKNAENNKYNERDRVSVCRHSDDWTARGCGAPHGNLRKTLSANAKFSITPAWQKFSDVSKTSSDAENVNVAKGNETVAVGRTTGSSADSKEDVVSTFKDNLSEKPKEKMETHSEVTDNTEGCKFAKDLPSFLVPSFPHSMGKELPQPELPNALENQQNNSTKKADKPPSNGEENVSPFGIKLRRTNYSLRFHYDQQAEQKKKKRYSAGDSFDGVPDPLTSAEGEKESSVFTSQESTSPGTGRANISGNLKDSSVTVVEVSPPVVPPATGQTALTAHEKPACKSLVPQKPALAPKPTSQTPPSSPLSKMNRSNLSEVLGQRVVKAESDGGWRKEDKANAAQPIPSNDYKNEEEEVKEKKSFFPSLSIPWREKSEKKPEPLKKEKPVLQSRHSLDGSKLMEKVETSQPLWITLALQKQKGFREQQATREERRQAREAKQAEKLAKENAAVSNQSDNKSNSSKTSTLQKSTAQEGEKKMETAVSRLERREHLKKSNTLPTSVTVEISDSVPSTPVTKEVAKRFSTPDANPVSTEPAWLALAKRKAKAWSDCPQIIK
- the CRACD gene encoding cancer-related regulator of actin dynamics isoform X1, with amino-acid sequence MINLFKKPFRIEQQAIGLAGDASWSAYGKQSWETDKKKAGKFQPFKKLFGKRKKREPASDCEEPKLKPSHSFGNICNGTFCSDDEPSSALRSSHYSMGSRAFSHDSIFIPDGRAESEQAIQAMSQENVLGKVKILQQQLAKNIKFGQPPQMTISARTMGEANTSTEDDALLSSPTEMETQQDTVISECSNKSTDTPDFLRKMNFLGAGHEMEEKVTPVKSSRPKRQFSCSGTIETINLDSVPQAVARLDNSAAKHKLSVKPKKQRMSRQHKRLTKGSQSLTITEFEPEDLETQLYEDIYPGYIGRFTADKLIRERDEQKQLQLAEEKRIEDHWGILEAERIRQIVEMEEQREMEEKRCQELEEMWKEQEKRHREEERRQYLLEGETSLKIEEQTCHKEKRRLMKAEKRQELEEQRYQELEKQRQKELEEQQRQDLEKRQWEGEEQQRRELEVQKLKEQEEQQRRELEVQKLKEQEEQQRRELEVQKLKEQEEQQRRELEVQKLKEQEEQQRRELEEQKLKEQKEQQRRELEEQKLKEQEEQQRWELEEQKLKEQEEQQRRELEVQKLKEQEEQKRRELDEQWHQQWEEQQRLKQEEEKHQEWEEQQRLKQEEKHQEQEEQQRQELEEQKHQEQEEQRCQELEEEKHQEWEEQKHKDLEEKQRQELEKQQRLALEQLRQDRTEKDSQKEEERNWLEEQKELKKQNKEEIQGQELEEKELQEVEIKLKQEKEPESHKQEKRQEEQRQHLKEKERTEKEQPQQVTDKKKKREEQRKHKLTKQMHMESSEYVLLDEMKQQKEQNGREWNKLKEQKVDTEGQNLPPKQENSLEQPQEKDQLCSAGGADRHPAEEKLQEGLSSQKVKQPEKGNKTSEELQAQKLKREVEAQEQKRIGEELRWQEVDERQTASRPFTFQVSSGDKQIIFQKVNLSPVMPIKGAGLSSPSVKDCRVHTTSKGSHSLPSSVCVPHTAILVTGAQLCGTAVNLNQIKDTACKSLLGLTEERKNVDVPSPEKPERKKQDPKPSSSKMKHAQEALNNQAVLAEWASIRSRILKNAENNKYNERDRVSVCRHSDDWTARGCGAPHGNLRKTLSANAKFSITPAWQKFSDVSKTSSDAENVNVAKGNETVAVGRTTGSSADSKEDVVSTFKDNLSEKPKEKMETHSEVTDNTEGCKFAKDLPSFLVPSFPHSMGKELPQPELPNALENQQNNSTKKADKPPSNGEENVSPFGIKLRRTNYSLRFHYDQQAEQKKKKRYSAGDSFDGVPDPLTSAEGEKESSVFTSQESTSPGTGRANISGNLKDSSVTVVEVSPPVVPPATGQTALTAHEKPACKSLVPQKPALAPKPTSQTPPSSPLSKMNRSNLSEVLGQRVVKAESDGGWRKEDKANAAQPIPSNDYKNEEEEVKEKKSFFPSLSIPWREKSEKKPEPLKKEKPVLQSRHSLDGSKLMEKVETSQPLWITLALQKQKGFREQQATREERRQAREAKQAEKLAKENAAVSNQSDNKSNSSKTSTLQKSTAQEGEKKMETAVSRLERREHLKKSNTLPTSVTVEISDSVPSTPVTKEVAKRFSTPDANPVSTEPAWLALAKRKAKAWSDCPQIIK